The Antarcticibacterium flavum genome contains the following window.
GGAATTATCCCTGTAACTACCAGAACAAATAATGCCAGGAAAGCGACCACGTCATACCTTAACTTATCCCAGATAAAGAAAAGCAGGGCAACTGCCAGGGTTATGAAAACAATTGTTTGCTCCATAATTGGTTCGCTTAATTGTGCAGAATGCCTGGGATGCCTTTAATAACCATCTTGCATTCACTGTAGTGAAGATATGAAAATCTAAGGTAGGTGACTTAAAATGTATGCCAGGAAACCCTGCCGGTCATCAATTTACCCGGGACTTGCTTTTGATCTCGTCTCTTCTTTGCCCTGCAATTTTTTGAATACGTTTAAAGGAGCGCAACAGCAGCAAATAAAATATGATAATCCCGGCCATAGAGGAAAGCCATTGGAACAGGTCGGCACTTATCAGGTTATTGATCAAATTAAACATATCAAGCGGGATCACAAAAAGAATGATCTTGTAAAGTAACCGGACCAAAAGAACGCCGAGCAGGACCCATATACCAATCACAAAAGCCAGGGAGATATAGCGTTTTAAGAAATCACGATTATCCCCCTTTTCATTGGTCCTGAAAACCATATACGTGGCGCCAAGGGTAATAAAGAGTTTGAGGATATACCTGCTAATATCCCACGACCAGGTAGAGTAAGGAGTGATCTCGGGCAGGGTGGCAACAGTAATAAACAGTACCAGATAAAATAACAAATACCGGTATGCATGATGCTCACTTAATTCCCTTTTTGCCAGTTTTTTCTCCAGCCTGTTTAATCTCAACCAAATCATGAAGTCATAACTTTTGGCCAAATTTAGGGTTTAAATTTAATACCGGTAAACATTCTTGTAGGGTAAAGATCCCGGAATCCTTTCCCTGCCGGAATCCAGGACCCGGCCCTTTATGGGCAAGCCTGGAAATTAGGCATTTAAACTACCTCCGGGTAAATTAAGAAAAACATAAAATTTTAAGATACCAGGCCAATCCAGGTAAAGTTGATTTCTCCTCAAATTACGGAAACACTTCAGGTAAAATTTTTAAATATGCCTCGCAATAATGACCGATTTAATCAAATTTTTCAGCAGTAAGGGGATTAACATAACATTAAAATTAAGTTAAAGAAATCTAAATTTTTTCTTAATTTTGATTTGTTTCCTTGCCTTAAATCAGAAGAAAGCAAATTCTTTCCGCAGGCAAGAATCAATAAATTCATCAATTAATTAATCTAAAATCATTTATGAAATTTCTAAAACTCTTTTCTCTATTTTCAATTGTCATTTTAATGACCAGCTGTGCAACCCGCTATAAGGCTATTGAACCTGAACAACTTATGTATAATTCCATAAATATGGAGGGAGATGTCTCCCTGGAATACAAGTATGATGTCTTACGAAAGAAATATTCTAAAAAGGAACAAAAGAAAGATGTGAGGCTTGTGGCAGTGAAAATCACCAATCGCAGTAACCGGGATATGATTTTTGGGGATGATCTGCGGCTTACCTACGCAAATGATAATGCAATAAGTTTGATGGAGCGGGATAAGATCTTTAGTTCCCTGAAACAAAAACCTGCAACTCATTTATTCTATCTTTTATTAACTCCCCTTACCTTTAGTACTACCACTACCAATTCGCAGGGGATCACTCAAACCAGCAGCGCATTTCCTGCAGGGCTTATTGTAGGGCCCGGCCTGGCAGGGGCAAATCTAATTACCGCTTCCAGTGCAAATAAAAAATTTAAAGAAGACCTTTTGGTTTATGACATGAGGGGAAAAACAATTCCCGCAGGCAAAACCGTCTATGGGCTTGTGGGAGTAAAAGCCGGAAATTACGATGCTTTGAAAATCAATGTTTCCCGCAACGAAAAGGTGAAAAAGCAGGAAGCAATAACGCCTTAACCATTTCATGAAAATGAAAAACCCTGCTCCACCGGCAGGGTTTTTTATTGCCCGGTATTAGTATCCTTAGCTAATTTTTTCTTCCCTATAGCTTTATGTGAAAGAAAAAAGAATCCAAAAGAATAGGTGCTGTACATGAAAATGTTCATAGCAATCATTACAGCACTGCTTAATTGAATAAACTCCGGACTTTTATTGGTAAAATAATTAAAATAGATAAAAATGGGGGTGGTCGTTAAGAAATGTACCACTGCCCCAAGAGAGATATAGAAACTAATATCCCTTTTTATATTCAGAATACGGTTGCTTAGGAGGATTTCAAAATAATAATAAAATATAACTGCCAGCAGGAGGACGCTCCCCGTCAAATAAGTAAAGGTGGAGGTGGTCCTAAAAAAAACATCTGTAAACACAAGGAAGAGTATACAGGCAAAAGCATAGATAATAATGAGTTTCTTAAGAAAATCTGAAGTTTTTTTATTGCGTATATTCTTTCTAAAGAAAGTGAGATAAACGACAAAACTTAAAATAATATAGGGATTATAGAGCCAGAAGTTTTTATAGAAGAAACCATCTTTTAAAAAATGAATGGATTCATTCCAATAGATCATTGCTGGAAAAAAACCAATTGCCTCTACCACATACGTGATCAATAGAAAATAGGCAAACATCCCGGCAGCTTTATTGCCGGGATTATTCCTGTAAAAATATATGCCAGCAAATGCTGCAATGCCTTCGAGCAAAAAAACAAGAAACCTAAGATCCTGCATTAATAATCACTTGGGGGCCAGCCCATTCCAATAGTATTATAGGGTTCGATCTCATAATTATTAGGATCTTCGACCTCCTCACTGTCCTTATTTGGATCTTTCTCTCTTGTTGGTGCCAGAAACATTGTTGCATTCCCATCCTTGCGCCCGGGTGAATACGCTCCAAGAAAGAACCTTATCCCTGGATTTTCCACACCTTGTTCTTTTGATTTTTCACGTACGTAATCAAGATATTCCTGCAGCTCATCCAGGCTGTACCAAAAATCACGAACATCTTTAAATTTACTTCCTATTACTTTCCCCCTGGTGTTTACCCATTCTTTTTGTTGTTCACGCGCTTCTTCCACGCTAACGCATTTTGCCGGTTTTTTCATAATTTAGTAATGATTGGTTAATTTCTTAAATTATGTTAAATGTATAAAAAATTTTATTGACAATTCTGAAGTTGTGTAGCCCGGAAATTCCGCAGGTCTATGACTGTTCACAAATCTTCAAAAAATTGGTTCTTGAAAATTCTCTTCAAACAAGCAGGTGGTGATGATCTTTAGAACTTTGCCCTCGAAATGCGTATACCTTCAGGGTAAGCCAAATCTCCCTCGTTTTCAGCAGTTATAAGGATCTCTTTTGCATCAAAGGGAGTTACAGCTTCCAGGACCACCTTCTTCGCATTTCTAAATGAAAGCTGTCCTAAATTTTTTACATCGCCATTTTTAGTTACTATCCATACGCTATAATTGTTTTTGGGAGGGCTAAGCCTTCCTGGTGCGGCCAGATTCTCAGCGGTTAATTTGATCACGTAATTGTTGTTCTTATCCTGCTTCTTCTTTGCCACTATATTGGCAGCAGGCACATCCCGGGAAACGGGAAATTTTGCGGTAGAGGCGCAAGAGGTTAACATCGCTACCGCAGCTATAAATAGAAAATATTTAAAAGTTTTCATAACTGTCATTTTAAAATTGATATATAAAGGAGGAACCGGTTTTACGGCTGGTTTTACCTTTCATACTCCTTTTCATTATATAATTAAAAGTGGAATGGAGCAGACAAGGCCATACATTTTGATTCTTTTTCGAGTGTCCCGTTTTTAAATGGAGATATTTTGCAATATTATAAAAAGAAAAGAAGGGCTTTCTTTGAATTATTTATCGTTGTGAAACGATTAAAATTGGCTGCGGAGACCTTTAAAGATAACCAAATTATCCCTGGTTCACATTATAACTTGTAATTGTTTTTTGCAATTTTTAAACCAGGGCAGAAGCTCTCTGAGTTTGGTTAAAATATGCCAATTAGGAAATTTTTAAGCCGGCTTTTTCATTTGATTTTTAAAACATCGCTTAAATTGGATTCCTAAAATTCCTGGTATGAAAGGAGAAACAAAGATGAAGCAGATGATGGAGACCAGGCCTGCCGGTGCAGAACGAAAGCCCGGGAAACTGGTATATAATCACAGAAGTGCCTGCCTTATTTTCCACGGCTGGAAACGTTATGAAGAGGCAGAGGAGGAGGAGTAAGCCGGGTTTGTTAAGATTATTTTACCTGTATAACATTTCAAGCTAAATCCCCGGAGTCCTTATCCAGATCGGAATTTTCCAGACTTATTTTTTTGAAATTCACGTAACTTGCGGAAACTCTTTGGTTTTTCTGAAGGGGAAATCGAAAGAAGCCTTTATGAAGATAGAAAGTAGCACACGTAATGACCTGGAAGAAATCTTTCGACTTTACAAGGAGGCAACAAAATATCAAAAGATAAAATTCCCTGAAAATCAGTGGCCCGAATTCAGCCGAAATCTTGTGGTAAAAGAACTGGAGGAGAACAGGCAATTCAAGATAGTGATCGATGATCAACTCGCATGTGTGTGGGCGGTAACTTTTAGTGATGCTGAAATTTGGGAGGAAAAGAACAGTGATCCTGCAATCTATTTACATCGCATTGCAACCAATCCGCATTTTAGAGGGCAAAATTTTGTGGCAATAATTGTTGGCTGGGCAAGGGAATTCGCGAGGCAACATAATAAGGATTTCATAAGGTGTGATACCTGTGGTCATAACAGGAAATTGATCTCTCATTATGGCAAAGCCGGTTTTGATTTCCTGGGCATCAAAAAGCTGAAAGATCCCAAAGGTTTACCGGCACATTATGTAGATGCCGAGGTGTGCTTTTTTGAGATAGCGCTGGAAAAGGAGGAATAGGGAAGGGGACTGGATTATTGACATTGTTTTCGCTGTATATTATTATAGAGTATAATGTACACTGCTCATCACAGAATGGTTTTAAGATTTTAGATCTATGTTTTCTGTTCCTTTTTTATTTTTTAGAACATTAAATAGCCACGAATGCACGAATGTTTTTTGATGAATACGTGGAATGAAAATTAAACCCTATAACTTTTTTTTCAACTGACAACCGCCAATTTCAGGGTAGGGGCAAGCCCAACCCCTACAACACACGTTGACCTTCCACTTTCCACTTTCCACTTTCCACTTTTTTTAACCTACAACCTACAACCTACAACTTTTTTAAACCTACAACCGACAACCTACAACCGACAACCTACAACCGACAACCGACAACCGATAACTGACAACCGCCTTCTTCCGGGTAGGGGCAAGCCCGACCCCTACAACACACGTTGACTTTCCACCCTCCACTTTTTTAATTTAACCTACAACCTACAACCTACAACCTACAACCTACAACTTTTTTCAACCCACAACCGACAACCCACAACCGACAACTAAAAACCGACCCCCCTACTCAATCAACACCAACTCCTCCTGCGGTGCAGTAAGGTACTCTGCCCCGTCTTTGGTTATTACCACCATTTCCTCGACAGAAATTGTTTTCATTCCGCCGGTGGGGAGTTCCCAAGAGTGGAATCCGTCGAAGGCGAAGGTCATTCCTTCCTTCAGGGTTTTATTGGAGTCTGGTCGCACGTGGGTTGACTGACTTCCACCAAGATTTGGCCCCACGTCATGTGCCACATAACCTACGGGATGCCCTGTACTCCACATCACGTAGGATGATCCTGCTTCCTCCATAACCTCGCGTTGCGCCCCGTCTACATCTACTCCTTTTACGCCGGGTTTCATAGCCTCTTTGGCTACGCGGTTACCTCTTTTGGCGCTCTCCCAGTAATGCTGAATATCCTCTGGCGCGGTGGTTTCCCCTTCTTTGAGCACATATGCAAACCGTTGAATATCGGTTACCCAACGGTCATGTACTTTTATTCCGAAATCTGTCTGGATCACATCCCCTTGTTGAATGACTTTATTGGTGGCATGAGAATGCCCCCTGTCCACGCCCGAGTTTACATTGGGGTTTTGGTCGGGGTGCCAGGCATCCTTTACCCCGTGCTCCTTCATTTTTTGTTTTAAGAACCGGGCCACATCAGCATCTGTAGTTTCTCCGGGCACTACCATATTGTACGCTTCTTCCTGCCAGGCGGCGGTAAGGGTTGCTGCCTTTCTCATTATTTCCACCTCTTCGGGTAATTTTAGGGAAAGCCAGTGGTAAACCACCTCATCTGCAGAGACCAGGTTTATAGCT
Protein-coding sequences here:
- a CDS encoding GNAT family N-acetyltransferase, which codes for MKIESSTRNDLEEIFRLYKEATKYQKIKFPENQWPEFSRNLVVKELEENRQFKIVIDDQLACVWAVTFSDAEIWEEKNSDPAIYLHRIATNPHFRGQNFVAIIVGWAREFARQHNKDFIRCDTCGHNRKLISHYGKAGFDFLGIKKLKDPKGLPAHYVDAEVCFFEIALEKEE
- a CDS encoding M24 family metallopeptidase, with amino-acid sequence MRKYLLLLLPFMLLSCEIATKAEAKVQDPEISFEENLWPEIRKKRIKELLPDALKEAGVDAWMIVCRENNNDPLADHIGGENAGGTAAFLFYRENEEMKSVVFSPEGEAMALAELGIHDRVEPVERGKSALEEAVAFLKENNLNTLAVNSSDNNSLADGLSYTQRSSLEEFTKGTAINLVSADEVVYHWLSLKLPEEVEIMRKAATLTAAWQEEAYNMVVPGETTDADVARFLKQKMKEHGVKDAWHPDQNPNVNSGVDRGHSHATNKVIQQGDVIQTDFGIKVHDRWVTDIQRFAYVLKEGETTAPEDIQHYWESAKRGNRVAKEAMKPGVKGVDVDGAQREVMEEAGSSYVMWSTGHPVGYVAHDVGPNLGGSQSTHVRPDSNKTLKEGMTFAFDGFHSWELPTGGMKTISVEEMVVITKDGAEYLTAPQEELVLIE